A section of the Leptotrichia buccalis C-1013-b genome encodes:
- the rpoC gene encoding DNA-directed RNA polymerase subunit beta' — MSIRDFDSIQIKLASPEKILEWSYGEITKAETINYRTLKPEMDGLFCERIFGPSKDYECACGKYKRMRYKGMVCEKCGVEVTTSKVRRERMGHIKLATPIAHIWYSKGTPNKMSLLLGISTKELESVLYFSRYIVTDPGETGLQKGEILTEREYKLQESQFKNEFTAKMGAEGVLALLEEIDLLELEKKLQNEMDTEHSTQKRRKVIKRLKIVRDLIEAGNRPEWMIMTVLPVIPADLRPMVQLDGGRFATSDLNDLYRRVINRNIRLKKLMSIKAPEIVIKNEKRMLQEAVDALIDNGRRGKPVVTQNNRELKSLSDMLKGKQGRFRQNLLGKRVDYSGRSVIVVGPSLKMNQCGLPKKMALELYKPFLMRELVKRELASNIKVAKKMVEEEDENVWELIEEIIKNHPVLLNRAPTLHRLSIQAFEPILIEGKAIRLHPLVCSAFNADFDGDQMAVHLVLSQEAQMEAKLLMLATNNIIAPSSGRPIAVPSQDMVMGCYYMTKERKGVKGEGKSFSNKNQLITAYQNGQVAVHALVNVRIDGQTIQTTPGRLMFNTMLPKEVRDYTKTFGKGELGKLIAGLYKKFGFEKTSALLDKIKEFGFHYGTLAGITVGIEDLEIPESKKTILEKAENEVAEIEEQYKAGEIIDAERYRRTVAIWDEAVSKVTKDMMDNLDEFNPVYMMANSGARGSIAQMRQLGGMRGLMADTQGRIIEMPIKANFREGLNILEFFMSSHGARKGLADTALRTADSGYLTRRLVDISHEVIVNHDDCGCEHGIVVSDLMDAGEVIEKLSERIYGRNLATDLIHNGELIAKRNTLITDDLIKKIEELDIREVEIRTPLTCKLEKGVCKKCYGLDLSNHKEILKGEAVGVIAAQSIGEPGTQLTMRTFHTGGVATAASVQSDAKADVSGKVKFRDITTLVNEEGKEIVVSQNGRVIIGKHRYEVPSGSALHVKDGDTVEKGQVLVEFDPYQIPIITSEEGKVEFRDIYVRENIDVKYGVTEKVAIKPVESNDVNPRIIIYTKDNRRVEYAVPYGAYLMVNEGDTVKKGQVITKILKTGEGNKDITGGLPRVQELFEARNPKGKAILSEFAGRVVFSDKKKKGMRLILIEDPESGELIQEYTVPVGEHLVVTNEMLIEKGAKITDGPVSPHDILKIKGLVEAQQFILESVQQVYREQGVAVNDKHIEIIVKQMFQKIKVKEAGDTLFLEDELIDKKIVERENEILISKGKRPATYEPVIQGITKAAVNTESFISASSFQETTKVLANAAVEGKTDRLEGLKENVIIGKKIPGGTGFKDYRYLDAVLKNDVLEEENAKIEAEASEGKIEIDETLQTVKDNSNKIEETVETE, encoded by the coding sequence ATGAGTATAAGAGATTTTGACAGTATTCAAATAAAATTGGCATCGCCAGAAAAGATTTTGGAATGGTCGTATGGTGAAATAACAAAAGCCGAAACAATAAATTATAGAACTTTAAAACCTGAAATGGACGGATTATTCTGTGAGAGAATATTTGGGCCGTCTAAGGATTATGAGTGTGCCTGCGGGAAGTATAAGAGAATGCGATACAAAGGCATGGTGTGTGAAAAATGTGGTGTTGAAGTGACAACTTCAAAAGTTAGACGTGAAAGAATGGGACATATTAAACTTGCTACACCGATTGCACATATCTGGTATTCTAAAGGTACGCCTAATAAAATGAGCCTTTTATTGGGAATCAGTACGAAGGAATTGGAATCAGTTCTGTATTTTTCAAGATATATTGTGACTGATCCAGGAGAAACTGGGCTTCAAAAAGGAGAAATCCTGACAGAGCGGGAATATAAACTGCAAGAAAGTCAATTTAAAAACGAATTTACGGCAAAAATGGGAGCTGAAGGAGTTTTAGCCTTACTTGAGGAAATTGATTTGCTTGAATTAGAGAAAAAACTTCAAAATGAAATGGACACAGAACACTCTACTCAAAAAAGAAGAAAAGTTATAAAAAGATTAAAAATAGTAAGAGATTTGATAGAAGCTGGAAATAGACCAGAATGGATGATTATGACTGTGTTACCAGTAATCCCTGCTGATTTACGTCCGATGGTTCAATTAGATGGTGGAAGATTTGCCACTTCTGACTTGAATGACTTGTACAGAAGAGTAATTAACAGAAATATAAGACTTAAAAAATTGATGTCAATAAAAGCTCCTGAAATTGTGATTAAAAATGAAAAAAGAATGCTTCAGGAAGCTGTGGATGCATTAATTGACAATGGTAGACGTGGAAAACCAGTTGTTACACAAAACAACAGGGAATTAAAATCACTTTCTGATATGTTAAAAGGTAAACAAGGTCGTTTTAGACAAAATCTTTTGGGAAAACGTGTGGATTATTCAGGAAGATCGGTTATTGTCGTTGGACCAAGTTTAAAAATGAATCAATGTGGTCTTCCTAAAAAAATGGCACTTGAGCTGTATAAGCCATTTTTGATGAGAGAGCTTGTAAAAAGGGAATTAGCTTCAAATATTAAAGTGGCTAAGAAAATGGTGGAAGAAGAAGATGAAAATGTATGGGAATTGATTGAAGAAATTATTAAAAATCATCCTGTTCTTTTAAACCGTGCTCCAACATTGCATAGACTTTCAATTCAGGCATTTGAGCCAATCTTGATAGAAGGAAAGGCAATAAGACTTCATCCGCTTGTATGTTCTGCATTTAATGCTGATTTTGATGGTGACCAAATGGCAGTACATTTGGTATTGTCACAAGAAGCACAAATGGAAGCAAAATTATTAATGCTTGCAACAAATAACATTATTGCACCGTCAAGTGGTAGACCGATAGCAGTTCCATCACAAGATATGGTAATGGGATGTTATTATATGACAAAGGAAAGAAAAGGTGTAAAAGGAGAAGGAAAATCTTTTTCTAACAAAAATCAGTTAATTACAGCTTACCAAAATGGGCAAGTTGCAGTTCATGCACTTGTAAATGTGAGAATTGACGGACAAACTATTCAAACTACACCTGGGCGTCTTATGTTTAACACAATGCTTCCAAAAGAAGTGAGAGATTATACTAAAACCTTTGGTAAAGGTGAATTAGGGAAATTAATTGCTGGATTATATAAGAAATTTGGATTTGAGAAAACATCAGCATTATTGGATAAAATTAAAGAATTTGGTTTCCATTATGGAACACTTGCTGGAATTACTGTTGGAATTGAAGATCTGGAAATTCCAGAAAGCAAGAAGACTATTTTGGAAAAAGCTGAAAATGAAGTGGCTGAAATTGAAGAGCAATATAAGGCTGGAGAAATCATTGATGCAGAAAGATACAGAAGAACAGTTGCGATTTGGGATGAGGCAGTTTCAAAAGTAACTAAGGATATGATGGACAACTTGGATGAATTTAATCCAGTTTACATGATGGCGAACTCTGGAGCCAGAGGGTCAATTGCACAAATGCGTCAACTTGGTGGAATGCGTGGACTTATGGCAGATACGCAAGGACGTATTATCGAAATGCCAATTAAAGCCAACTTTAGAGAAGGACTTAATATTCTTGAATTCTTTATGTCATCACATGGAGCGAGAAAAGGACTTGCCGATACAGCATTAAGAACGGCGGATTCAGGATATTTGACAAGAAGGCTTGTTGATATTTCACACGAAGTTATTGTAAATCATGATGACTGTGGATGTGAGCATGGAATTGTAGTATCAGACTTGATGGATGCAGGGGAAGTTATTGAAAAATTAAGTGAAAGAATTTACGGAAGAAACTTAGCAACTGACTTGATTCACAATGGAGAGCTTATTGCCAAGAGAAATACTTTAATAACTGATGACTTGATTAAGAAAATCGAAGAACTGGATATTCGTGAAGTGGAAATAAGAACGCCTTTGACTTGTAAATTGGAAAAAGGAGTTTGTAAAAAATGTTACGGACTAGACCTTTCTAACCATAAGGAAATTCTTAAAGGGGAAGCAGTTGGAGTTATTGCGGCACAGTCAATTGGAGAGCCTGGTACACAGCTTACAATGCGTACTTTCCATACTGGAGGGGTAGCAACGGCAGCTTCTGTTCAGTCAGATGCTAAAGCTGATGTTTCTGGAAAAGTTAAATTTAGAGATATTACTACACTTGTAAATGAGGAAGGAAAAGAAATTGTTGTATCACAAAATGGACGTGTAATAATAGGAAAGCATAGATATGAAGTGCCATCAGGTTCGGCTTTACACGTAAAAGACGGAGATACAGTTGAGAAAGGGCAAGTTCTTGTAGAATTTGATCCTTACCAAATACCGATTATTACATCTGAAGAAGGAAAAGTGGAATTTAGGGATATTTACGTAAGAGAAAATATTGACGTAAAATATGGAGTTACTGAAAAAGTTGCGATAAAACCTGTGGAGAGTAATGATGTAAACCCTAGAATTATCATTTATACAAAAGATAACAGAAGAGTTGAATATGCAGTTCCATATGGAGCATATTTGATGGTAAATGAAGGGGATACGGTTAAGAAAGGGCAAGTTATTACTAAAATTTTGAAAACTGGAGAAGGAAATAAGGATATTACTGGAGGTCTTCCTCGTGTGCAGGAATTATTTGAGGCAAGAAATCCTAAAGGAAAAGCTATTCTGTCAGAATTTGCAGGACGTGTAGTATTCTCAGACAAAAAGAAAAAAGGTATGAGATTAATCTTGATTGAAGATCCTGAAAGTGGAGAATTAATTCAGGAATATACAGTTCCAGTGGGAGAACACTTAGTTGTAACTAATGAAATGTTAATTGAAAAAGGTGCCAAAATTACTGACGGACCTGTTTCGCCACATGATATTCTGAAAATAAAAGGGCTTGTAGAAGCACAGCAATTTATTCTTGAATCAGTACAGCAAGTGTATAGAGAACAAGGAGTTGCAGTTAACGACAAACATATTGAAATAATTGTAAAACAAATGTTCCAAAAAATTAAAGTTAAGGAAGCTGGAGATACATTATTCCTAGAAGATGAATTAATTGACAAGAAAATTGTGGAACGTGAAAATGAAATATTAATTTCAAAAGGAAAACGTCCAGCAACATATGAGCCAGTAATTCAAGGTATTACAAAAGCCGCAGTAAATACGGAAAGTTTCATTTCAGCATCATCATTCCAGGAAACAACAAAAGTTCTTGCAAATGCCGCTGTTGAAGGTAAAACAGACAGACTTGAAGGGCTTAAAGAAAATGTAATTATCGGTAAGAAAATACCTGGAGGAACTGGATTTAAAGATTATAGATATTTGGATGCAGTTTTAAAAAATGATGTACTGGAAGAAGAAAATGCAAAAATAGAAGCTGAAGCAAGTGAAGGAAAAATTGAAATAGATGAAACTTTACAAACTGTTAAAGACAACTCAAATAAAATTGAAGAAACAGTAGAAACAGAATAA
- a CDS encoding RNA polymerase subunit sigma yields MLENIFEDIKKKGNFSFEKIIENYSLSDDEFFEFLKFVYLENIPEVRTSTDGSDFIVLEDENIFIEEKDTIKSYLEDIREKYKELEKKNRNENEELIDRYLKIAVKESLLYSKYGFSFLDTVQEATLGIISGISYFDEISRITKEPEFFVKNFAVKYILEFQKELLKDIKSSELSYILYLKVKVDKSMGFSMDEISKQMNVSTEYIEQLEKLFDDINPEELIENTQILEKADKITQMYILENIPKKLNYLDEQILVMAYGLDDRVYTEKEIAKSLNIASHNVNILKEKALNKLSIDLMRNDFVENNEETNYIVN; encoded by the coding sequence ATGTTAGAAAATATTTTTGAAGATATTAAGAAAAAGGGAAATTTCAGTTTTGAAAAGATAATTGAAAATTATAGCTTAAGTGATGATGAATTTTTTGAATTTCTGAAATTTGTTTATTTGGAAAATATTCCAGAAGTTAGGACTTCTACAGATGGAAGTGATTTTATAGTTTTAGAAGATGAAAATATATTTATTGAAGAAAAAGATACAATAAAATCGTATTTGGAAGACATAAGGGAAAAATACAAGGAACTTGAGAAAAAAAATAGAAATGAAAATGAAGAATTAATTGATAGATACTTGAAAATAGCTGTAAAGGAAAGTCTGCTTTATTCAAAATATGGTTTCTCGTTTTTGGATACAGTTCAGGAAGCTACGCTTGGAATTATTTCAGGAATAAGTTATTTTGATGAAATTAGTCGAATTACTAAAGAACCTGAATTTTTTGTGAAAAATTTTGCTGTAAAGTATATTTTGGAATTTCAGAAAGAACTGCTAAAGGACATTAAATCGTCTGAATTATCGTATATTTTATATTTAAAAGTAAAAGTTGATAAGAGTATGGGCTTTTCAATGGATGAAATCAGCAAGCAAATGAATGTTTCAACAGAATACATTGAACAGCTGGAAAAATTATTTGATGATATTAATCCTGAAGAATTAATTGAAAATACACAGATATTGGAAAAAGCTGATAAAATAACACAAATGTACATTCTGGAAAATATTCCAAAAAAACTGAATTATCTGGATGAACAAATTTTAGTAATGGCTTATGGGCTTGATGACAGAGTTTACACAGAAAAGGAAATTGCCAAATCCTTAAATATCGCAAGTCATAATGTGAATATTTTAAAGGAAAAAGCACTTAATAAATTGTCAATTGATTTGATGAGAAATGATTTTGTGGAAAATAATGAAGAAACAAATTACATAGTAAATTAG
- a CDS encoding DUF3828 domain-containing protein yields MKKIFCLAIVLAVFVNVNIFSATKKSSSSKKSSSSQINSEAAQVALKFITEYSSMTDNTEYMRNTKLITEKLRSEYFQIFADAYLNDDIVDADSIIAGQDAPSKYKVISYNSKTGLVVVQGVVVQGIDWKRQIKLKVKKINGKWLVDGSGVLNMD; encoded by the coding sequence ATGAAAAAAATATTTTGTTTAGCGATTGTTTTAGCAGTTTTTGTGAATGTTAATATATTTTCTGCAACTAAAAAATCAAGTTCGAGTAAAAAAAGTTCATCTAGTCAAATAAATTCAGAGGCAGCACAAGTTGCATTAAAGTTTATAACAGAATATTCATCAATGACAGATAATACAGAATATATGAGAAATACAAAACTTATTACTGAAAAATTAAGAAGTGAATATTTCCAAATTTTTGCAGATGCTTATTTGAATGATGATATAGTGGATGCTGATAGTATTATAGCTGGTCAAGATGCTCCATCAAAATATAAAGTCATTTCTTATAATTCAAAAACTGGTTTAGTAGTAGTTCAAGGAGTAGTAGTTCAAGGAATAGATTGGAAAAGACAAATAAAATTAAAAGTAAAAAAAATAAATGGTAAGTGGCTTGTAGATGGATCAGGAGTGCTTAATATGGATTAA
- the gmk gene encoding guanylate kinase yields MKGKLIIVSGPSGSGKSTVTKLVKDRLNIPLSISATTRQPRTGEINGKDYFFLTKEIFEQKIKNDEFYEYANVHGNYYGTLKEVVENNLSKGLNVILEIDVQGALIAKEKKKDAILVFFRTKDMETLENRLRNRKTDTEEVIQLRLKNAAKELEYEPKYDYTIINNDIKHSCQELIDIINS; encoded by the coding sequence ATGAAAGGAAAATTGATTATTGTTTCAGGACCATCAGGTTCAGGAAAATCAACAGTCACAAAATTAGTAAAAGATAGATTAAATATCCCATTATCGATATCAGCAACAACTCGACAGCCAAGAACCGGAGAAATCAACGGAAAAGATTACTTTTTTTTAACTAAGGAAATATTTGAACAAAAAATAAAAAACGATGAATTTTATGAATATGCAAATGTTCACGGAAATTATTATGGAACATTGAAAGAGGTTGTGGAAAACAACTTAAGCAAAGGATTAAATGTAATTCTGGAAATTGATGTACAAGGTGCATTAATTGCGAAAGAAAAGAAAAAGGATGCTATTCTTGTGTTTTTTAGAACAAAGGATATGGAAACGCTGGAAAATAGGCTTCGTAACAGGAAAACTGATACGGAAGAAGTTATTCAGCTACGTTTGAAAAATGCAGCAAAAGAGCTGGAATATGAACCAAAATATGATTACACTATAATAAATAATGACATTAAGCATTCTTGCCAAGAATTGATAGATATTATTAATTCATAA
- the rpoD gene encoding RNA polymerase sigma factor RpoD, whose protein sequence is MSDKKQNLKNSLANFIKQAREQKVVSYEEINSVLSIGFSTEKIEQLIKKLTDDGVQIVDTKKEKEDLLKVPETLADIEKMEISDFEDTHDEFVESEIDDSEVDKLLQTDLLKMAESMDVDEPIKMYLREIGQIPLLSYEEEIDYAQRVLDGEEEAKQKLIESNLRLVVSIAKKHTNRGLKMLDLIQEGNMGLMKAVEKFEYEKGFKFSTYATWWIRQAITRAIADQGRTIRIPVHMIETINKIKKESRIILQETGKEPTAEELAEKLELPVEKVKSILEMNQDPISLETPVGSEEDSELGDFVEDDKFANPYDATTRILLKEQLDEVLKTLNEREEMVLRYRYGLDDGSQKTLEEVGKIFNVTRERIRQIEVKALRKLRHPSRRKKLEDYRS, encoded by the coding sequence ATGTCTGATAAAAAACAAAATTTAAAAAATAGTCTGGCAAATTTTATAAAACAGGCACGAGAACAAAAAGTTGTAAGTTACGAAGAAATAAATTCTGTTTTATCTATTGGATTTTCAACTGAAAAAATTGAACAGTTAATAAAAAAACTGACTGATGACGGTGTTCAAATTGTAGATACTAAAAAAGAAAAAGAGGACTTGTTAAAAGTTCCCGAAACTTTAGCGGACATTGAGAAAATGGAAATATCAGATTTTGAAGATACTCATGACGAATTTGTGGAAAGTGAAATCGACGATTCGGAAGTGGATAAATTATTGCAGACGGATCTATTGAAAATGGCAGAAAGTATGGATGTAGACGAGCCAATAAAAATGTATTTACGTGAAATTGGACAAATTCCATTACTTAGCTATGAAGAAGAAATTGATTATGCTCAAAGAGTGTTAGACGGTGAAGAAGAAGCAAAACAAAAATTAATCGAATCAAACTTAAGACTTGTTGTAAGTATTGCTAAAAAACATACAAATCGTGGATTAAAAATGCTGGATTTAATTCAAGAGGGAAATATGGGGCTTATGAAAGCTGTAGAAAAATTTGAATATGAAAAAGGATTTAAATTTTCCACATATGCGACTTGGTGGATTAGACAGGCGATAACACGTGCGATTGCCGATCAGGGAAGAACTATAAGAATACCTGTTCATATGATTGAAACGATTAACAAAATCAAAAAAGAAAGCCGAATTATTTTACAGGAAACTGGAAAAGAGCCGACAGCGGAAGAGTTGGCTGAAAAACTGGAATTACCAGTAGAAAAGGTAAAAAGTATTCTTGAAATGAATCAGGATCCAATTTCTTTAGAAACACCAGTTGGAAGTGAAGAAGACAGTGAGCTGGGAGATTTTGTTGAAGATGACAAATTTGCAAATCCTTATGACGCGACAACAAGGATTTTGTTAAAAGAACAGCTTGATGAAGTATTAAAAACATTGAATGAGCGTGAGGAGATGGTACTCAGATATAGATATGGACTGGATGATGGCTCACAAAAAACTTTGGAAGAAGTAGGAAAAATTTTTAATGTGACAAGAGAACGTATCAGACAGATTGAGGTTAAAGCGTTAAGAAAATTAAGACATCCAAGCAGAAGAAAAAAATTGGAAGATTACAGGAGCTAA
- the dnaG gene encoding DNA primase yields MFYSEEEIQKLIDNLDIVEVIGEYVNLKKAGSDYKGLSPFKDEKTPSFTVSPVKNIFKDFSTQIGGNVISFYMKINDIGFVQAVEELSQKYNIPLKKSGKSQIVSQKISEKQAENKEYFEIMNEAQTFFENNVEKYEEALEYMKNRDFSLEDMKKFKIGFASSIRDGLFQYLIEKNFSENKIMKLGLAKRNENGEIYDSFRNRIIFPIYNIEGKIVAFGGRIIEKNSNLPKYLNSPDSPIFKKGRELFGIKYQGGNVKKKGFAILMEGYLDVLTAQKNGFENAVASLGTAFTEEQAQLLKKYTDKILIAYDNDEAGRNAVIKAGYILKKYDFDIKCLVLKGEEKDPDEFLRKNGKKAFIEVVKESKEIFDFLILEFSKEMDLKDVDNVTKFIRKFKPFFSNVTDNLRKNLYLQKLSTEFGIDGFILKEELGNLTPEKSPKKPRISSDENTVKFKKLKEDLYIELEKQTFIYFLKCYDSEKQKCEKLLNKKFSSSIFNKLVEDMKTINFDIRKLDKIDITKEESEIIMGLQFSADKDIKDKDIYFREIYFGWIKREIDEERQKSDEENDKIKKLELKKILLKLKNISKIDEIEKLYDEFILIRRLGYV; encoded by the coding sequence ATGTTTTATAGTGAAGAAGAGATACAAAAATTAATTGATAATTTGGATATTGTCGAAGTAATCGGCGAATATGTAAATTTAAAGAAAGCAGGTTCAGATTATAAAGGCTTATCTCCTTTTAAAGATGAAAAAACTCCATCCTTTACAGTCAGTCCAGTAAAAAATATTTTTAAAGACTTTAGTACACAAATTGGCGGAAATGTAATTTCATTTTATATGAAAATTAATGACATTGGCTTTGTTCAGGCGGTAGAGGAATTATCACAGAAATACAATATTCCATTAAAGAAAAGTGGAAAGTCTCAAATAGTTAGTCAGAAAATAAGCGAGAAACAAGCCGAAAACAAAGAATATTTTGAAATAATGAATGAAGCACAGACTTTTTTTGAAAATAATGTGGAAAAATATGAAGAAGCATTAGAGTATATGAAAAATCGGGATTTTTCGCTAGAAGATATGAAAAAATTCAAAATTGGATTTGCTTCTAGTATACGAGATGGATTATTTCAATATCTAATAGAAAAAAATTTTTCAGAAAATAAGATAATGAAGCTGGGACTTGCTAAAAGAAATGAAAATGGAGAAATTTATGACAGTTTTAGAAACAGAATAATTTTTCCAATTTACAATATTGAAGGTAAAATAGTGGCATTTGGGGGACGGATAATTGAGAAAAATTCTAATTTGCCAAAATACCTTAATTCTCCAGATTCACCTATTTTCAAAAAGGGAAGAGAACTTTTTGGAATAAAGTATCAAGGAGGGAATGTCAAGAAAAAAGGTTTTGCTATACTGATGGAAGGTTATCTAGATGTACTGACGGCACAAAAAAATGGATTTGAAAATGCGGTAGCAAGCCTTGGAACAGCCTTTACTGAAGAACAGGCACAACTTCTGAAAAAATATACAGATAAAATTTTGATTGCTTATGATAATGATGAAGCTGGGAGAAATGCCGTAATAAAAGCTGGCTACATTCTAAAAAAATATGATTTTGATATAAAATGTCTTGTCCTAAAAGGTGAAGAAAAGGATCCTGATGAATTTTTACGAAAAAATGGGAAAAAAGCATTTATAGAAGTTGTAAAAGAGTCAAAGGAAATATTTGATTTTTTAATTTTGGAATTTTCAAAGGAAATGGATTTGAAAGATGTAGACAATGTAACTAAATTTATCAGAAAATTTAAGCCTTTTTTTTCAAATGTTACAGATAATCTTAGAAAAAATCTTTATTTACAAAAATTATCAACAGAATTTGGAATTGATGGATTTATTCTAAAAGAAGAATTAGGAAATTTAACACCAGAAAAATCTCCAAAAAAACCAAGAATTTCAAGTGACGAGAATACAGTCAAGTTTAAAAAGCTAAAGGAAGATTTGTATATTGAGCTGGAAAAACAGACATTTATATATTTTTTAAAATGTTATGATTCTGAAAAGCAAAAGTGTGAAAAATTATTAAATAAAAAGTTTAGCTCTTCAATATTTAATAAGTTAGTAGAAGATATGAAAACAATAAATTTCGATATAAGGAAGCTGGATAAAATAGATATTACTAAAGAAGAATCGGAAATAATTATGGGACTGCAGTTTTCTGCAGACAAAGATATTAAAGATAAGGATATTTATTTTAGGGAAATTTATTTTGGATGGATTAAAAGGGAAATAGACGAAGAAAGACAAAAAAGTGATGAAGAGAATGATAAAATAAAAAAACTTGAATTGAAAAAAATATTGTTAAAATTAAAAAATATTAGTAAAATTGACGAAATTGAAAAATTATACGATGAATTTATATTAATAAGGAGATTGGGTTATGTCTGA
- the rpoZ gene encoding DNA-directed RNA polymerase subunit omega gives MKKEKITIDELLTKIPNKYELAIVSGKIAKKEFAKGKQKSEIMDEVFKDIMDDEVEVVREINEENMGN, from the coding sequence ATGAAAAAAGAAAAAATAACAATAGATGAACTATTGACTAAAATACCTAATAAATACGAACTTGCAATCGTTTCAGGAAAAATTGCAAAAAAGGAATTTGCTAAAGGAAAACAGAAATCAGAAATAATGGATGAAGTTTTTAAGGACATAATGGATGATGAAGTGGAAGTTGTTCGTGAAATTAATGAAGAAAATATGGGAAATTAA
- a CDS encoding Nif3-like dinuclear metal center hexameric protein: MKLWEIMGELHTLFNPKIAEEWDNVGLLIGDNTKDVNKVLFCLDVTEKVIEKSIKNNVDLIISHHPVIFSGFKKVTNETLHGRKLLKLIENKIAVYSIHTNADFAINGLNDFIMDKFNLEGEKIIVNEHKFEDYNSIKNKMEHVHGGLARIKILNEKMKLEDLLEKIKDALGISYVRYVGDKNSYVKKIGLVTGGGSSFMYDIADKIDVFLTGDLRYHESLDALEEGRILVDVGHLESEYLFVDMMEQKMRKFFNGEMICHFEDEVFKLG, encoded by the coding sequence ATGAAATTATGGGAAATAATGGGAGAATTACATACACTCTTTAATCCAAAAATAGCTGAAGAGTGGGATAATGTTGGACTTTTGATAGGAGATAATACAAAAGATGTTAATAAAGTTTTATTTTGTCTGGATGTTACAGAAAAAGTTATAGAGAAATCTATAAAGAATAACGTAGACTTAATAATTTCACATCATCCAGTAATTTTTTCAGGATTTAAAAAAGTTACAAATGAAACTTTACATGGAAGAAAACTACTAAAATTAATAGAAAATAAAATAGCAGTTTATTCAATTCATACAAATGCAGATTTTGCAATTAATGGATTAAATGACTTCATAATGGATAAATTTAATTTGGAAGGAGAAAAAATAATTGTAAATGAACATAAATTTGAAGATTATAATTCAATAAAAAATAAAATGGAACACGTACATGGCGGACTTGCCAGAATTAAAATATTAAATGAAAAAATGAAATTAGAAGATTTGCTTGAAAAAATAAAAGACGCACTTGGGATAAGCTATGTGAGATATGTTGGAGATAAAAATTCCTATGTAAAAAAAATAGGGCTGGTTACAGGCGGTGGAAGTTCATTTATGTACGATATTGCTGATAAAATTGATGTTTTTTTGACAGGAGACTTGCGATACCATGAATCTTTGGATGCTTTAGAAGAAGGAAGAATTCTTGTAGATGTTGGTCATTTAGAAAGTGAATATCTATTTGTAGATATGATGGAACAGAAAATGAGAAAATTTTTTAATGGAGAAATGATATGTCATTTTGAAGATGAAGTATTTAAATTAGGATAA